A single genomic interval of Lathyrus oleraceus cultivar Zhongwan6 chromosome 7, CAAS_Psat_ZW6_1.0, whole genome shotgun sequence harbors:
- the LOC127107959 gene encoding NADH-ubiquinone oxidoreductase chain 6, translating into MILSVLSSPALVSGLMVARAKNPVHSVLFPIPVFRDTSGLLILLGLDFSAMIFPVVHIGAIAVSFLFVVMMFHIQIAEIHEEVLRYLPVSGIIGLILWWEMFFILDNETIPLLPTQRNTTSLRYTVYAGKVRSWTNLETLGNLLYTYYFVWFLVSSLILLVAMIGAIVLTMHRTTQVKRQDVFRRNAIDFRRTIMRRTTDPLTID; encoded by the coding sequence ATGATACTTTCTGTTTTGTCGAGCCCCGCTTTGGTCTCTGGTTTGATGGTTGCACGTGCTAAAAATCCGGTACATTCCGTTTTGTTTCCCATCCCAGTCTTTCGCGACACTTCAGGTTTACTTATTTTGTTAGGTCTCGACTTCTCCGCTATGATCTTCCCAGTAGTTCATATAGGAGCTATAGCCGTTTCATTCCTATTCGTTGTTATGATGTTCCATATTCAAATAGCGGAGATTCACGAAGAAGTATTGCGCTATTTACCAGTGAGTGGTATTATTGGACTGATCCTTTGGTGGGAAATGTTCTTCATTTTAGATAATGAAACCATTCCATTACTACCAACCCAAAGAAATACGACCTCTCTGAGATATACGGTTTATGCCGGAAAGGTACGAAGTTGGACTAATTTGGAAACATTGGGCAATTTACTTTATACCTACTATTTCGTCTGGTTTTTGGTTTCTAGTCTAATTTTATTAGTTGCCATGATTGGGGCTATAGTACTGACTATGCATAGGACTACTCAGGTAAAAAGACAGGATGTTTTCCGACGAAATGCTATTGATTTTAGGAGGACTATAATGAGGAGGACGACAGACCCACTCACGATCGACTAA
- the LOC127107961 gene encoding putative ATP synthase protein YMF19, which produces MPQLDKFTYFTQFFWSCLFLFTFYIPICNDGDGVLGISRILKLRNQLVSNRGNKIRSNDPNSLEDIFRKGFSTGVSYMYSSLFEVSQWCNAVDLLGNRRKITFISCFEEISGSRGMERNILYLISKSSYGASSSNPGWVITCRNDIMLIHVPHGQGRIKK; this is translated from the coding sequence ATGCCTCAACTGGATAAATTCACTTATTTCACACAATTCTTCTGGTCATGCCTTTTCCTCTTTACTTTCTATATTCCCATATGCAATGATGGAGATGGAGTACTTGGGATCAGCAGAATTCTAAAACTACGGAACCAACTGGTTTCAAACCGGGGGAACAAAATCCGGAGCAACGACCCCAACAGTTTGGAAGATATCTTTAGAAAAGGTTTTAGCACCGGTGTATCCTATATGTACTCTAGTTTATTCGAAGTATCCCAATGGTGTAACGCCGTCGACTTATTGGGAAATAGGAGGAAAATAACTTTTATCTCTTGTTTCGAAGAAATAAGTGGCTCACGAGGAATGGAAAGAAACATCTTATATTTGATCTCGAAGTCCTCATATGGCGCTTCTTCTTCAAATCCTGGATGGGTGATCACTTGTAGGAATGACATAATGCTAATCCATGTTCCACACGGCCAAGGAAGAATCAAAAAATAA
- the LOC127102058 gene encoding toMV susceptible protein tm-1(GCR26) yields MVLFFLMSIKWSPFLLWSHLVVLCAFKKGSTHPQVAIPESVEHFHEDLGSVSNKSSFGAIVYALDEFPDAKPETLKKTQLILQQFKYQIDKGVPIIGAGAGTGISAKCEEAGGVDLIVLYNSGRFRMAGRGSLAGLLPFADANAVVLDMANEVLPVVKKLPVLAGVCATDPFRRMDHFLKQVESIGFSGVQNFPTVGLFDGNFRQNLEETGMGYNLEVETIQKAHKLGLLTTPYAFNQREAIEMAKVGADIIVAHMGLTTTGSIGAKNAVSLDESVVLVQAIADAAHRINPNTIVLCHGGPISGPEEAEFILKRTKGVHGFYGVSSVERLPMEQAITNTVKQYKSISIH; encoded by the exons ATGGTACTTTTTTTTCTCATGAGCATCAAGTGGTCTCCTTTTCTGTTATGGTCGCACCTTGTTGTGTTGTGCGCATTCAAGAAAGGTTCTACTCATCCACAAGTAGCCATTCCTGAATCTGTTGAACACTTCCATGAGGATCTGGGTTCTGTTTCAAATAAATCAAGCTTTGGGGCTATTGTCTATGCACTTGATGAATTCCCAGATGCAAAACCAGAAACTTTGAAGAAAACACAGTTGATATTGCAGCAATTTAAATATCAAATAGATAAAGGAGTTCCTATTATAGGAGCTGGTGCTGGGACTGGAATATCTGCCAAGTGTGAAGAGGCTGGAGGAGTTGATTTAATAGTATTGTACAACTCAGGGCGCTTCCGAATGGCTGGGAGAGGTTCATTAGCAGGGTTATTACCATTTGCCGATGCTAATGCTGTTGTGCTTGACATGGCCAATGAAGTTCTGCCAGTGGTAAAGAAGCTACCAGTTCTTGCTGGTGTATGTGCAACTGATCCCTTCCGACGAATGGATCACTTCCTTAAACAGGTGGAGTCTATTGGATTCTCTGGGGTACAAAACTTTCCAACTGTTGGGTTGTTTGATGGTAATTTTAGGCAAAATCTTGAAGAAACTGGCATGGGATACAACTTGGAAGTTGAGACGATCCAAAAAGCTCATAAATTGGGGCTCTTGACAACTCCATATGCATTCAATCAACGTGAAGCCATTGAAATGGCTAAAGTTGGCGCTGATATTATTGTTGCCCATATGGGTCTAACCACAACAGGCTCCATAGGTGCAAAAAA TGCTGTTTCCCTTGATGAAAGTGTAGTTCTTGTACAGGCTATTGCAGATGCTGCACATAGGATCAATCCTAATACTATTGTGCTATGCCATGGGGGCCCAATTTCTGGTCCAGAAGAGGCAGAATTTATATTGAAGAGAACCAAAGGAGTCCATGGTTTTTATGGGGTTTCAAGCGTGGAAAGACTACCAATGGAACAGGCTATCACAAATACAGTCAAACAATACAAGTCAATCTCTATCCATTGA